CATCCACTGGCAGACGATTCGCAAGCTCATCTGGGCATTGGAGGATCATTTCGGACGGGAGGCGACGGTGTTGTCGGACGTCCGCATCGACTTCCCGGGCCGCCAGAACGGCCTCGCCCCGGACGTGGCCAAGTTCCGCGACGACGCCGAGAAGGACTCCCACGGCCGCTGGCGCTATGAGGACGTCGAGTTCATCGCCGAGGTCATCTCCACGGACACCGCCAGGAACGACTACGGCCCCAAGAAGACCGCGTACGCCCTCGCCGAGGTCCCCGTCTACCTGATCGCCGACCCCTACGTGGGCAAGTGCCGGCTGTTCACCCAGCCCAAGGACGGCGACTATCTCAGTGACCTGTCCATCACCTACGGCGCCGAGGTGGACATGACCACCACCCCCCTCGACCTGGTGCTTCCCACCGCCAAGTTCCCCCGAGGCTGACGACACCCCCCGTCCGGATCCGGCGCTCCGCACTTGCCCGGCGTCCCCCCGCTCGCTTGGATGTCCCGGTCGGACGCGGCGGTGGCGAAGACGGGGCGGGGCGGATGGCGCGGGGCGGTGGGCTGGGGCGCGAGTTCCGGTGGTTGTGGGCGGCGTACGCGGTCAGCGCGTTCGGGACCCGGCTGTCGTTCGACGCGCTCCCCCTGATCGCGGTGCTGGTCCTGCACGTCGGCCCCACGGAGGTCTCCGCGCTGGCGGCGACCGGCCTGGCGGTGGGCGCGGCCGTGGCCGTACCGCTCGGCCCCTGGGTGGAGTTCCGCCGCAAGCGCCCGGTGATGATCACCATGGACCTGGTCCGCTGCGCGGCCCTGCTGACCGTCCCGGTGGCCTACGCCCTGGACCTGCTCAGCTTCCCGCAACTGCTCCTGGTCTCCACGGTCGTCGCCGTGGCCGACATCACCTTCACCGCGGCGAGCGGTGCCTTTGTGAAGTCCCTGGTCCCGGCGGAGCACCTGGTGACCGCCAACGGCCGCTTCGAGGCCACGACCTGGACCACGACCATGCTCGGCCCGCCCCTCGGCGGCGCCGCGATGGGCCTCTTCGGCCCGGTCGTCACCGTAGTGATCGACGCCGGCAGCTACCTCCTCTCGGCAGCGGGCATCCGGGCGATCGGCGGCAAGGAACCACGCCCGACCCGACCGGCCGTACCAACCCAACTAACCAAACCAACCCAACCGACCCCACCCGAGGACCCGCCCGCGCCGCGCACCCCCCGGCTCCGCGTCGGCGACCTCCCCGACGGCTGGCGGTACATCCTCCGCGACCCGGCCCTGCGCCCCCTGTTCCTCAACAGCGTGCTGGTCAACGCCCTGATCATGGCGCCGGCGCCGCTGCTGGTCATCCTCATGGTGGGTCAACTCGGCTTCGCGCCCTGGCAGTACGGCCTCGCCTTCGCCGTCCCGTGCCTCGGCGGCCTGATCGGTTCCCGCCTCTCCCGCCGTCTGGTCGCCCGCCACGGCCAGGACAGGGTCCTCCGGGTCGCCGGAACCCTGCGGGCGTGCTGGCCGCTCGGGCTGGCGTTCATCGGCGCGGGCCCGGCCGGTCTCGTCCTCGTCATGGTGGTCGAGTTCGGCCTGATCACCTGCATCGGCGTGTTCAACCCCGTGCTGGCCACCGTGCGCCTCACCCGGACCCCGGCGGATCGCGTCGCCCGCACGCTCACCGCCTGGTCCGTCACCGGCAAGCTCACCGTCGCCGCCATGACGGCCCTCTGGGGCCTCCTCGCCGCCGTCACCACCCCCCGCACCGCGATCGCCACGGCGGGCCTCCTCCTCCTGGCGACCCCCCTGCTCCTCCCGCGCCACCGCTCCGCACCGCGCGGGACCACCACCCCGAACGACCACCAGAACCCGGAGCCACTCGCGAAGAACTGACACCGACACACCGTCGCAAGCAGCAGCCGGGGGGGGGGGAGGCCGGGCCTACTGGAGCATGCCCCAGATGAGTTCGGAGTCGGCGTCCGTCACACCGGTCGTGGTGACGCCGGACGACGTGCCGGGGAAGCGCAGCGAGCCGTCGATGGCGCCGACGTAGAGGTCGGCCTTGCCGTCGCGGTCGGTGTCGCGGAGGCGGACCGGGTCGCCGAAGCAGTCGTTCCATGCGACGTCGCCGGGGACGCCGGCGGTGTTGCGGGCGAGCCACTTCGAGTTGGTGCCGGTGATCCCGCTCGCGCTGCCGCGCAGGACGTGGACGCCGCCCTCGGTCGTCTCCTGGCTGATCTTCTCTCCGAAGACGCCGATCGCGAGGTCCTTGTAGCCGTCGCCGTCGATGTCGGCGGCCGAGACGGAGGAGCCGAACGCGTCGTCGGACTCCGGGGTGCCGGCGACGCCGGTGGTGGCCTGCGTGATACGGGCGGTGGTGGCGGGGCCGGTGGAGGAGCCGTACCAGATGGACACCCGGCCCTGGTAGTTGTTGTACATCTGGCTGCCCGCCGCGAGGTCCCCGTAGCCGTCCTTGTTGAAGTCGGCGATCACCGCCTCGCTGGGGTCGCCGTAGTCCGTGACGAGGCGCAGGGTCTTGCCCCCGCTGAGCGTGGAGCCGCCCTTGACGAACCACGCGTCCGTGCCGAAGGCGTCGGGCCCGTCGGTGATTCCGATGATCACCAGATCGGTCTTGGAGTCCCCGTTCATGCTGCCCGAGACCAGGGACGTGGGCGCGAATTTCGTCGTCTTGTCGTGGCTGGTGACCGAGCCCGCCGCACCGGTGCGCGTGATGCCGCGGTAGACGTAGACCTTGCTCCCGCTGATCGCGGCCAGGTCCTTCTTGCCGTCCCCGTTGAAGTCCCCGGCGGCGAGGTCGCGGCCGAAGCGGGCGTTCGACACCTTGGCGCCGGCGTTGGGGATCGCGGTGCCACCCGAGAGGCCGGTCGCGCTTCCCCACAGGATGACGACGCCGCCCTCGTCCTTGCGTCCGTCGACATCCTCGCGCGACACCGACACGGCGAGGTCCCCGTATCCGTCGGCGTTGAAGTCGGCGGGCACCCTGACGTCGCCGAACTGGTCCTCCGTCTCGTCGGCGCCGGGGACACCGGGGCTGTCCTGGGTGATCAACTGGGTCTGGGTGCCCGGTCCGGAGGCGGTACCGAAGGTGATCCGGACGCCTCCGCCCTTGCTGTACTGCTCGTAGGTGTAGCCGGCGTAGTCGCGGTAGCCGTCGCCGTTGAAGTCGTCCGCGTACTTGGCCGCCGCCGCGCCGGCGGAGGGTGCCGTGACGACGGGGGCGAGGGACGCCACGAGGAGTGCCGCGCAGGCTGCGGGGCGAATACGCATGAAGTGTCTCCAGATGATTCTGTGCGACCGCTCCTGTGCCGATCGATTTCTCAGGGACCACAGATATCTCAGGGACCACAGGCACAGGAGCGGTTGATGATCAGGAGACAGTCGGACGGGGGAAAAGGTTGCAGGCGGACAGCTACGCGGGTCAGGGATCGCGACCGGCCTACCGCCCCGCCGCCGTCACCACGGACGTACGGTGCGACGGTCAGAACATCGTGTTGTCGTTCGCCGACGTCTCCGGCACGTTCTGGAGTACGTCCCAGTGTTCGACGATCTTTCCGTTCCGCACCCGGAACAGGTCGATGACGGCCTGGCCACGTTCGCCCGGGGCGTTGACGTAGTGGCTGTGGACGGCGACGAGGTCGCCCTCGGCGACGACGCGCTTGCGGGTGACGGTGAGGGAGGGGAACTGCTGGAAGTAGCCGCCCAGACCGGCCCTGGCCCCGGCCACGCCGTCGGGGATGTTCGGGTTGTGCTGGTGGTACTCGGGGCCCCAGTACCGGTCGAGCGCCGAGAGGTCCTTGCGCACCAGCAGCCGGTCGAACGCCTTGGTCACCAGCTTCTCGTTGTACGAGGTCAGCCAGGCAGGCCCGGGCACCTCGGTGCGCGGCCTGCTGACGGTGGAGAACATGTCGTTGCCGTTGGCGGAGGACTCCGGCACCTCCTGCCCCACGTCCCAGTGCTCCGCGATCCGCCCGCCCTGGAACCGGAAGATGTCGAAGACGGCGGAGCCCCGGGTGCCGGGCGTGAGCACGACGTTGGAGTGCACGAGGACGAGGTCGCCCTGGGAGATGACCCGCTTGATGTCGTACACGGCGTCCGGGAACTGCCCGCTCACCGCCGTCGCGAGCCCCTTCAGCGTCTCCGCCCCGTCCGGTGCGAGCGGATTGTGCTGGATGTAGTCCGGCCGCACGTACCGGTCCACGACCGCTGTGTCGCCGTCCTCGAACACTCCCTTCAGCACCCGTACGGTCACGGCCTTCTGGTAGCCGAGCCGCGCGGCGTCCCCGTGCGGGGCCCGCTCGGTGACGGCGGTGGGCGGCGCCGCGACGGCCGGTACGACGGCGACGGTGGAGGTGAGCGCGGCGGCCGCGAGGACGGCGACGAGCGCGCGGCGGGCAGGCGTGGTGGGGGTCACGATGCTCCCATCGGAGGGCCAACTCGAAAGGCGACTGGAGAGGCGCTTGAAAGTTCAAGATGATGCTTACGGAAGGAAAGCACTAACCCCCAGTTAGCGTCAAGATCCGCCCCCGCTTGCCTAGAGCGCACTCCACCGATTTGGCTAGGCAGTCATGAAGTACACACAGCTCGGACGCACAGGCCTCAAGGTCAGCCGACTGGTCCTCGGCACGATGAACTTCGGTCCGCAGACGGACGAAGCGGACAGCCACGCGATCATGGACGCGGCGCTGGACGCGGGCATCAACTTCTTCGACACCGCGAACGTGTACGGCTGGGGCGAGAACAAGGGCCGTACCGAGGAGATCATCGGCAACTGGTTCGCGAAGGGCGGCGACCGCCGCGACAAGGTCGTCCTCGCGACCAAGGTGTACGGGAACATGGCGGACTCCGAGAACGCCTGGCCCAACCACGACAAGCTCTCCGCGCTGAACATCCGGCGCGCCGTGGACGCCAGCCTCAAGCGGCTGCGAACCGACCACATCGACCTCTACCAGTTCCACCACGTCGACCGGGCCACCCCCTTCGAGGAGATCTGGCAGGCCGTCGACGTACTCGTCCAGCAGGGCAAGATCCTCTACGCCGGCTCGTCCAACTTCCCCGGCTACAAGATCGCCCAGGCCAACGAGATCGCCGCCCGCCGCGGCGGCACCATCGGCCTGGTCAGCGAGCAGTGCCTCTACAACCTCTACGAACGCCGCGCCGAGATGGAGGTCATCCCGGCCGCGCAGGAGTACGGCCTCGGCGTCATCCCGTGGTCACCGCTGCACGGCGGCGCGCTCGGCGGCGTGCTGAAGAAGGAGGTCAAGGGCGGTCGGCGCAGCGCGGGGCGCGCCGCGGGCGCCATGTCCGGCGACGACGTACGGGCGAAGATCCAGGCGTACGAGGACCTGCTCGAGAAGCACGGTCTGGAGCCCGGCGAGGCCGCCCTGGCCTGGCTGCTCACCCGGCCCGGCGTGACCGGCCCGATCGTCGGCCCGCGCACCGCCGAGCAGCTCGAATCGGCGCTGCGCGCGGTGGAACTGGAGCTGAGCGAGGAGGTCCTGACGTCTCTGGAGGAGATCTTCCCGGGTCCGGGACCGTCCCCGGAGGCCTTCGCCTGGTAGTGGGCGGCGCCACTCGCCGTGCGTGAGGGGGCGGGGAACCCGCGAGGAGCACCACCCGGCCGTGGCCGACCACGGCTCGCGGTTCCCCGGCCCCGCCTCACCGGGCGGTCACCTGCCGAGCGCCGCCGCGACAGCCACCACCGCGAACATCAGCACGAGCACACCGGCCATGATCCGGTTACGGGTCTTCGGGTCCACACCCCGAGCCTAACCGGCGGCCGGAACGATCATCGGGCCGCCCCGAGCTCCCACCGCGCCACCGCCTCGTACCGAGGCTGCTCGCCCGCCACGCCGGACGTCGGCAGGTGGCTGCGCACCAGTGCCAGGTCGGACACCGTCCACGGACGGCCGGCGAAGGTGTCGAGCACGGCGACGTGCGGCCGTACGTCGAGGTCCTCCCGGCTGCGGGCCACCGTCAGATGGGGCGTGTAGCGGCGGTGCTCCCCCATCGGCACCCCGGCCTTCCGCGCCGCCGCCTCCGCCCGGTCGGCCAGCATCCGCAGCGCGACGACGTCCCCCTCGGCCCCCGCCCACAACGCCCGCCCGCGCCCGAACCGCCCACCGCCGCGCACCGCCAGCCGGAACGGTTCGCTGCGTCCCGCGGCCCGCTCCAGCCGCCGCGACAGCTCCGGTACGACGTCCTCCTCGACCTCTCCGTAGAAGGCGAGCGTGAAGTGCCAGCCGGGCGGAGTGGTCCACCGCAACCGGTCCGCACCGGGCAACCTCTTCAACTCCCCGACCACCACGCCGAGTTCATCGACGACATCAGCTGGCGGAAGCACGGCGGCGAACAGTCTCATGCCGCCACCTTCCCAGGCCGACGATCATCCGGCGACCACCGCGCCCCGTGAGGGGCCGGGGAGCGGCGCGACCGGCCACGACGCCGCCGCGGCCGCCCGACGGCACCGCGTGGCACCCCCGTCGGCGTCACGTCCGCCACGTCGGCCCCGAGCGGAGCGCAACCGCTCAGGCCGTCGGTACCGACGTCGGTTCGTCCGCCCGCTCCCGGGACAGGACCCGCACCCGTGGGTACCCGTGGTTCCACCCCACCGACAGGCGGAGCCCGCCGGCCCTGACGAGGACCAGGCCCACGACGACTGCGGCGACCGTGGCGACGACGCCGCCGGCGACGAAGCCCAGCCGCGCGCCGTACGCGTCGGTGACCCAGCCGGCGATCGGCGCGCCCAGCGGCGTACCGCCCAGGAAGACCATCATGTAGAGGGCCATGACCCGGCCGCGCATCGCGGGGTCGGTGTTCATCTGGATGGCCGTGTTGGCGGTGACGTTCACCGTCAGGCCGAACATCCCTATCGGCACCATCAGCAGGGCGAAGAGCCAGTACGCGGGGGCCAGCGCCGCCACGATCTCCAGCAGGCCGAAGGCGAGCGCGCCGCCGATCAGGACGTGCAGCCGGGCGGTGCCCCGGCGCGCCGCGAGCAGGGCGCCGGCGACCGAGCCGACGGCCATGAGGGTGTTGAAGAGGCTGTACGAGCCGGCGTCCGCGTGGAACACGTCGTCCGCGTAGGCCGAGAGCCAGACGGGGAAGTTGAAGCCGAAGGTGCCGATGAAGCCGACGAGGACGATGGGCCACAGCAGCTCGGGGCGCCCGGCCACGTAGCGCAGGCCCTCCCGGAGCTGGCCCTTGGCGCGGGGGGCGCGGCGGACGGGGTGCAGCTCGCGGGTCCGCATCAGCAGCAGGCCGGTGATGGGGGCGACGAAGGAGAGGCCGTTGTAGAGGAAGGCCCAGCCCGTGCCGACGGTGGTGATCAGCACACCGGCGACGGCGGGGCCGACGAGACGGGCCGACTGGAAGTTCGCCGAGTTGAGGCTGACCGCGTTCTGCAGCTGGTCCGGCCCGACCATCTCGGACACGAACGACTGCCGGGCCGGGTTGTCGACGACCGTGGCCATCCCCACGGCGAAGGCGGCCACGTACACGTGCCACACCTGGACCTGGCCGGAGAGGGTGAGCGCGGCGAGGGCCAGCCCCGTCACGGCCATCGAGGTCTGCGTCACGAACAGCAGCCGCCGCTTGGGGAAACGGTCGACCAGCACACCGCCGTACAAGCCGAACAGCAGCATCGGCAGGAACTGGAGCGCCATCGTCACACCGACGGCCGTCGACGACCCGGTCAGGCTCAGCACCAGCCAGTCCTGGGCGATCCGCTGCATCCATGTGCCGATGTTCGACACGACCTGCCCGACGAAGAACAGCCGGTAGTTCCGGACCCGCAACGACCGGAACATCGAGACCCGCGAGGCCTCGGACGCGACCGCCGGGGAACCACCGGGCCGGGGGTCGGTGTCGACCTTCTTCGGCACGGCCGCGCCCTGGTCCAGGCAGCCGGCGGCATCCGGCGGGGCGGTCTTCCCCTCGTTCGCGCGGCCGGTGGTATCCGGCGGGGCTTCCCGGGCGGCGGGGACGGTCGGGGGCTCGTGGGTGGGCGGGGGTGCGGGGACGGAAGGTGTTCCGGGGCCCGTACTCAAAGGGGTTCGCCTCCTTGCGCGAAACGCGTGTACGTCGTGGGGTTGCGTGAGCCTCACCGCTCCTGTTCTGTCTGCTGGTTTTCGTGGCGACCCATGCCCGCCCCCTGACGGCGCACAGGCTGTACGCCGGGGCGCACCGGCGGCCGACCCGGCGTGCCATCCGACGGCGGCACCACCCGGCGGCCGGGTCCGGGATCAGAGGTGCGCGAGCTTCTCCAGCACCGGCGCGGCGGCCCGCAGCGCGGCCCACTCCTCCTCGTCGAGGCCCTCGACCAGCGACGCGAGGAACGCGTTGCGCTTGCGCCGGCTCTCCTCCAACATCGCCTCGGCCCGCTCGGTCTGGGTGACCACCTTCTGCCGCCGGTCCTCCGGATGCGGCTCCAGCTTCACCAGGCCCTTGCTCTCCAGCAGGGCGACGATCCGGGTCATCGACGGCGGCTGCACATGCTCCTTGCGGGCCAGCTCACCGGGGGTGGCCGTGCCGCAGCGGGCGAGCGTGCCGAGCACCGACATCTCGGTCGGGCTCAGCGACTCGTCGACCCGCTGGTGCTTGAGTCGACGGGACAGGCGCATCACGGCGGAACGGAGGGCGTTCACAGCGGCCTCGTCGTCGCCATGGTTCAGGTCAGGCATGTTCTTTAGCCTAACTCATTACTCTGCCTAAAGACCACTGAAACTCCACAGCCGTGCCCGTGAGCCCCGCCACTCATGCCGATCCACACCCCCTCATCACTCATATGAGTGACTAGTACGCAGAACATGACACGACGGACCGGAGCACACCTGACCCTCGTACACATGGGGACCACTGTGCTCAGCCTGCGGATAGACGGGGAGCTGCTCGACCGGCTCCGGACCCACGCGGCGAAAAGGGGAATGAGCGTCCAGGACTACGTGATCGGGACGCTCATCCGGGACGACTTCGACGAGCGGTTCCAGACCGCCGTCGACGAGACCGAGAAGTTCTACGGGGTCACGTGAGCCCCAGCGCCGGCATCAGGTAGTAGAAGAGGAAGACCGCCGAGACCACGTACATCGCGACCGGAACCCCGCGCCCGCGCCCCGCGGCCAGGCGCAGCACGACGAAGGTGATGAAGCCCATCCCGATGCCGTTGGTGATCGAGTAGGTGAACGGCATCATCACCATCGTCACGAAGGCCGGGACCGCGATCGTGTAGTCGGCCCAGTCGATCTCGCGGACGGAGTTCGCGAGGATCAGGAACCCGACCGCCAGCAGCGCCGGAGTCGCCGCCTGGGAGGGCACCATCGTGGCGACCGGGGTGAGGAACAGCGCGACCGCGAACAGCGCGCCGGTCACCACGTTCGCGAACCCGGTGCGCGCCCCCTCGCCCACACCCGCCGTCGACTCCACGAAGCAGGTCGTGGCGGACGAGGAGCTGGCACCACCGGCCGCGACGGCGATGCCGTCGACGAACAGCACCTTGTTGATGCCCGGCAGCTGACCGTCCGCGTCTGTCAGCTTGGCCTCGTCGCCGACGCCCATGATCGTGCCCATCGCGTCGAAGAAGCACGACAGCAGCACCGTGAAGACGAAGAGGACGCCCGTCAGCAGGCCCACCTTGCCGAAGCCGCCGAAGAGACTGACCTCGCCGAGCAGCCCGAAGTCGGGGGTGGCGACCGGGGTGCCGGGCCACTTCGGGGTGGTCAGCCCCCAGGAGCCGGCCGGCAGCTTGGCGACGGCCTCCACGACCACCGCGAGCAGCGTCATCGCGACGATCGAGATGAGGATCGCGCCCGGCACCTTGCGCACGATCAGCGCGAGCGTCAGCAGCGCGCCGAGGACGAAGACGAGCACCGGCCAGCCGTTCAGGTGCCCGTCCGCGCCCAGTTGGAGCGGCACGGTCGTGTGCGCGGCGTCCGGGATACGGGTGACGAAGCCGGCGTCGACCAGCCCGATCAGCATGATGAACAGACCGATGCCGATGGAGATGCCCTTGCGCAGACCCAGCGGCACCGCGTTCATGACGCGCTCCCGCAGGCCCGTCGCGACCAGCAGCATCACGACGAAACCGGCCAGCACGACCATGCCCATCGCGTCCGGCCACGACATGCGCGGCGCGAGCTGGAGGGCGACGACCGTGTTCACGCCGAGCCCCGCCGCCAGCGCGATCGGCACATTGCCGATGACGCCCATGAGGAGGGTGGTGAAGGCTGCGGTGACGGCGGTGGCGGTGACGAGCTGGCCGTAGTCCAGCTGGTGCCCGTACATGTCCTTCGCGCTGCTCAGGATGATCGGGTTGAGCACGATGATGTAGGCCATCGCGAAGAAGGTGGCGAACCCGCCCCGGATCTCACGCGACAGCGTGCTGCCGCGTTCCGTGATCCGGAAGTGGCGGTCGAGGGTGGCAAGGGTGCCCTGCGGGGACATACGAGACCTCATCCCCAACAGACCACCCGGAGCTCGGGGCGTTGTTGGAGTTTTCTACGAACAGAAGTGGCCAGCGAGAAACCGTTTCAGTATGAACATACATTTCGGCGAACGCCATCTCCGCGCGTAGACCCGCGCGCCTCGTAAGCTGTGCCCCATGGCGAAGTGGACCCCCAAGCACGAGGCACCGGAGCCCCTGGAAGGGCCCATCGTGCCGACCATCATCGGCGGCACGATCCTGTGGCTCGTCCTCTTCGTCGTCCAGCTGCCCTTCTACGGCTGGTACGAGGACCACGGGCACACCTGGTGGATCTGGACCTGCCTGGCGGGCGGCGGCCTGGGCTTCATCGGCATCTACTACGTCCGCAGACGCGACGCGGCGATCAAACGCGACGCGGCCCGCAGGGCCCCGGCGGAGGCGGAGGCCGCGAAGGCCGCGGAGGCGGAGGCAAGGGCCAAGGCCACCAAAGCCGACCGGATCGCAGCGGAGGCCGAGTCCGAGTCCGACGACGTGTCGACCGGCCCCACGACCAACTGAGCCCCGGAAGGGGCGCGGGGCTTGAGCCCCGGAAGGGGCGCGGGACTGCGCCCCGGAAGGGGCGCGGGGAACTGCGCGAGCAACCACGACGAAGCGGCACTCGCCGGCGACCCCCTCGAGCCCGTCCGGCGATGGAGGACGAGCCCGAAGGGCGACAGCGGGGGGCCGGGGGCGCAGCCCCCAGGGGCCGGCATCGACCGACGGGACCCACCGAACCCCGGGCACACACGACCCGGTATCACGGCGGAGCCCTCTCCTCCCCAGGTCGGATCTTTCGCGCACTCGGTGGGTGAACCCCCAAATCCGCACGTACCGTCGAATGCATGACGCACATCGACGCGGGTACCGACCTCGATCCTGTGCACCCCACCCCCGCCCCGGCCCCTCCGGACACGAGACGGGCGCGCGGTCTGACGGCCGCCGAGGTGGCCGAGCGGGTGGCCCGCGGCGAGGTGAACGACGTACCCGTACGGAGCAGCCGCTCCACGGTGGACATCGTCCGGGCGAACGTCTTCACCCGGTTCAACGCGATCATCGGCGTCCTCTGGGTGATCATGCTCTTCGTCGCGCCCATCCAGGACAGCCTTTTCGGCTTCGTCATCCTGGCCAACACCGGCATCGGCATCGTCCAGGAGTGGCGGGCGAAGAAGACCCTCGACTCCCTCGCCGTGATCGGCGAGGCGAAACCCACGGTCCGCCGCGACGGGGTCGCCGCGACCGTCGGCACCTCCGAGATCGTCCTCGGGGACCTGATCGAGATCGGCCCCGGCGACAAGATCGTCGTCGACGGGGAGTGCGTCGAGACCGACGGCCTGGAGATCGACGAGTCGCTGCTCACCGGCGAGGCCGACCCGGTCGTCAAACAACCCGGCGACCAGGTGATGTCAGGCAGCTTCGTCGTCGCGGGCGGCGGCGCGTTCACCGCGACCAAGGTCGGCCGGGAGGCCTACGCCGCCCAGCTGGCCGAGGAGGCGAGCCGCTTCACCCTCGTCCACTCCGAGCTGCGCTCCGGCATCTCCACCATCCTCAAGTACGTCACCTGGATGATGGTCCCGACCGCGATCGGTCTGATCATCAGCCAGCTGATCGTGAAGGAGAACGACTTCAAGGACTCCGTCGCCCGCACGGTCGGCGGCATCGTCCCGATGGTCCCCGAGGGCCTCGTCCTGCTCACCTCCGTCGCCTTCGCCATCGGCGTGATCCGTCTCGGCCGCAAGCAGTGCCTGGTGCAGGAGCTGCCGGCCATCGAGGGCCTCGCCCGCGTCGACACCGTCTGCCTGGACAAGACGGGCACGCTCACCGAGGGCGGCATGGACGTCACCGAGCTGCGCCCCCTGAACGGCGCGGACGAGTCGTACGTACGCCGGGTACTGGGCGCCCTCGGCGCGTCGGACCCCCGGCCGAACGCCTCCCTCCAGGCGATCATCGACGCCTGTCCGGACGGCGAGGAGTGGCGCTGCACCCAGTCGCTGCCCTTCTCCTCGGCCCGCAAGTACAGCGGCGCGGCCTTCGGCGAGAGCGACGGCGCGTCCAGCACCTGGCTGCTGGGCGCCCCCGACGTCCTCCTCCCCGACGACGACCCGGCCCTCACCGAGACCGAACGGCTGAACGAGGACGGGCTACGGGTGCTGCTGCTGGCCCGGGCGACCCGGGCGCTGGACGACCCCGAGGTCGCGACCGGCGCGCATCCGACCGCCCTCGTCGTCCTCGAACAGCGGCTGCGCCCGGACGCCGCCGACACCCTGCGCTATTTCGAGGAGCAGAACGTCCGG
This genomic stretch from Streptomyces deccanensis harbors:
- a CDS encoding DUF2530 domain-containing protein — encoded protein: MAKWTPKHEAPEPLEGPIVPTIIGGTILWLVLFVVQLPFYGWYEDHGHTWWIWTCLAGGGLGFIGIYYVRRRDAAIKRDAARRAPAEAEAAKAAEAEARAKATKADRIAAEAESESDDVSTGPTTN
- a CDS encoding NCS2 family permease; translated protein: MSPQGTLATLDRHFRITERGSTLSREIRGGFATFFAMAYIIVLNPIILSSAKDMYGHQLDYGQLVTATAVTAAFTTLLMGVIGNVPIALAAGLGVNTVVALQLAPRMSWPDAMGMVVLAGFVVMLLVATGLRERVMNAVPLGLRKGISIGIGLFIMLIGLVDAGFVTRIPDAAHTTVPLQLGADGHLNGWPVLVFVLGALLTLALIVRKVPGAILISIVAMTLLAVVVEAVAKLPAGSWGLTTPKWPGTPVATPDFGLLGEVSLFGGFGKVGLLTGVLFVFTVLLSCFFDAMGTIMGVGDEAKLTDADGQLPGINKVLFVDGIAVAAGGASSSSATTCFVESTAGVGEGARTGFANVVTGALFAVALFLTPVATMVPSQAATPALLAVGFLILANSVREIDWADYTIAVPAFVTMVMMPFTYSITNGIGMGFITFVVLRLAAGRGRGVPVAMYVVSAVFLFYYLMPALGLT
- a CDS encoding HAD-IC family P-type ATPase, with the protein product MTHIDAGTDLDPVHPTPAPAPPDTRRARGLTAAEVAERVARGEVNDVPVRSSRSTVDIVRANVFTRFNAIIGVLWVIMLFVAPIQDSLFGFVILANTGIGIVQEWRAKKTLDSLAVIGEAKPTVRRDGVAATVGTSEIVLGDLIEIGPGDKIVVDGECVETDGLEIDESLLTGEADPVVKQPGDQVMSGSFVVAGGGAFTATKVGREAYAAQLAEEASRFTLVHSELRSGISTILKYVTWMMVPTAIGLIISQLIVKENDFKDSVARTVGGIVPMVPEGLVLLTSVAFAIGVIRLGRKQCLVQELPAIEGLARVDTVCLDKTGTLTEGGMDVTELRPLNGADESYVRRVLGALGASDPRPNASLQAIIDACPDGEEWRCTQSLPFSSARKYSGAAFGESDGASSTWLLGAPDVLLPDDDPALTETERLNEDGLRVLLLARATRALDDPEVATGAHPTALVVLEQRLRPDAADTLRYFEEQNVRAKVISGDNAVSVGAVAGKLGLAGEVVDARRLPAERAEMATALDSGTVFGRVTPQQKRDMVGALQSHGHTVAMTGDGVNDVLALKDADIGVAMGSGSEATRAVAQIVLLNNSFATLPSVVAEGRRVIGNITRVATLFLVKTVYSVLLAILVVCWQVEYPFLPRHLTLLSTLTIGVPAFFLALAPNKERARPHFVRRVMRYAIPGGVLAALATFATYLIARHHYTGEGALGAETSAATLTLFLISMWVLAIIARPYTWWRLGLVAAMAAGFLLVLVVPWLQDFFALRLVGTTMPWTAVAIAAGASAVLEFLWRWVDRRFPA